Sequence from the Schaalia sp. 19OD2882 genome:
GACGAAGGACTTGAACAGGCCCGAGTACGACGCCTGGTAGGTGGGGGTCAGCAGAATCAGGCCGTCCGCCAGGGCGACCTGCTCGTGGGCGCCGGCGAGCGCCGCCCCGGGGAACCCGGTGAGCAGGTGGTCCATGATGTCGTGGGCCAGCGGGCGCAGGTGCACCCACGTGACTTCCACGAGCAGTCCCAACTGTGCCGCAACCTCTTGCAGATGTTCCTCCACGAGGGCGCCCAGGCGAGCCGTGGAGGCGTGCTCGGAGGTTCCGGCGTGGACGATGGTCACATGGCGGGTCATCGCGCGACCTCGCCCTCGTTCTCGGAGGTTCCGGTGGATTCGGCGGACCTGGCGGACCAAGGACGGCCGGCCCGCACCTCCTCGCGGATCCGTCCGGCGTCTTCCAGATGGGCGGTCACCGAGGACGCGGCACCCACGCCGACGCGCGCCTGGAGGCGGGCCGCATGGGTGGGCGGGTCGGAGGGGACGCCGGGTGCGCGCAGGGCCTCGAACTCGGGGCGCAGCTGTTCGACCACCTCACCGAGCATGTCGATCTGCTCCAGGACCGTGCGCAGAGGCAGCCCCGCGTGGTCGACGAGGAAGAGCTGACGCTGGTAGTCGCCGACAAGGTCGCGCAGGGCCAGCGTGCGTTCGATGACTTGGGCGGGTGAGCCGACGGTCAGCGGAGTGTCCCGCATGAATTCCTCCATCGACGGGCCGTGGCCGTAGACGGGGGCGTTGTCGAAGTAGGGGCGGAATTCGGCGATGGCGTCCTGGGACTTCGGACGCATGAACACTTGGCCGCCAAGGCCCACGATGGCGCGTTCGGCCGGCCCGTGTCCATGGTGTTCGAAGCGCTCGCGGTACAGGGCGACCATGCGGGCGGTGTGCTCGGGCGGCCAGAAGATGTTGTTGTGGAAGAAGCCGTCCCCGTAGTAGGCGGCCTGCTCGGCGATCTCGGGGGAGCGGATCGAGCCGTGCCAGACGAAGGGGGCGATGCCGTCCAAGGGGCGGGGGGTCGCGGTGAATTGGCGCAGTGGCGTGCGGAAGCGTCCCTGCCAGGTGACGACCTCCTGGTCCCACAGTTGGCGCAGCAGGGCGTAGTTCTCCACCGCCAGGGCGATGCCGTCGCGGATGTCCTTGCCGAACCACGGGTACACGGGGCCGGTGTTGCCGCGGCCCATCATGAGGTCGTTGCGTCCGCCCGAGACGTACTGGAGCATCGCGTGGTCCTCGGCGATCTTGACCGGGTCGTTCGTCGTGATGAGGGTGGTGGCGGTGGAGAGTTTGAGGGTGGTGGTGGCTGCGGCGATGGCGGCCAGGGTGGTCGTGGGGGAGGAGGACCAGAACGGCGGGTTGTGGTGCTCTCCCAGGGCGAAGACGTCGAGGCCGACCTCTTCGGCGTGGCGGGCGATGGTCAAGGTGGCGGCGATGCGCTCGGCGTCGTCGGGCGTGTGGCCGGTGGTGGGGTCGGTGGTCAGGTCGGAGACGGTGAAGATGCCGAATTGCACGGGAGGCTCCTGGGGTCGGTTCCTGAGGGTCGCTACGGGAGCAAGTATTGCAGAATTCAACTACTTGGGGCAAGGAGAGGGGTGTCACACTCCTTGGACACCCTCTTCCGGTCATTGTCATTGGCGGGGTGGGGCGGGGCGGGGTGGGGGCACACTTTGGCGAGGGCGGGGCGCAGGCGCGCTCGACGTTCCGCTGGATCGTGCGGCCAAAGGTGGGAAATGCGGTGCCGTGTGAAGAATGTGCAATTTGAGGATGCTTTCTGACGCAATGTGTTCTACGCTTGTGGGTAATGGTCGCGAAATAGCGGCTTCAATGCCCGGGGAAGCATTCTGGAAGGGGAAAGAGAGCATGAAGAAGACCCAGGTGGTCCTCATCGACGACATTGACGGATCCGTGGGAGAATCCACCATCCCGTTCTCGTTCAAGGGCGTCAACTACGAGATCGACCTGTCGGCGGAGAATCTGGCGAAGTTCGAGTCCGAGCTTGCCGAGTGGATCGGTGCCGCACGTCGCGTCGGTGGACGGGCCATCGGCACCCGTGGCCGCAAGTCTGCCGGAACGGGTGGGCGCACTGCGCAGATCCGCGAATGGGCCCGCGGGCAGGGCCTCAAGGTTTCCGACCGTGGTCGTATTCCTGCGGAGATCGTCGAAGCCTTCGAGAAGGCCAACGCCTGACCCGAGGTGCGAGGGCCCCGGATTCACCGACGTCGCGTCGATGAATCCAGGGTTCGTCGCGTCCGGAATGCGCAGTGCCCGGGGCGCGCATTCCCGCCCTCGTCCCCCCGGCGGGGTGGAGGAATCCCGAATCGGTGACATTGAGAGGGCGATGTCCGGGGCAAGTGTCCGCTTGCCCGGACTCCCGGGCCTCGGTGGGCATCGACGCCGCAGTGCCCGGGCCCATGACAAAGAGGTGTCGCCAATGGAACAATGGGGCCATGACCTACACATTGGTGCTGCTCCGCCACGGCGAGAGCGAATGGAATGCGAAGAACCTGTTCACCGGCTGGGTTGACGTGCCCCTGTCCGACAAGGGACGCACCGAGGCCGCGCACGGCGGCGAGCTGCTCAAGGAGGCTGGCGTCCTGCCCGACGTCCTGTTCACCTCGATGCTTCGTCGCGCCATCATGACCGCCAACCTTGCACTGGATGCCGCGGACCGCCACTGGATCCCGGTCCTGCGTCACTGGCGTCTGAACGAGCGCCACTACGGCGCCCTGCAGGGCAAGAACAAGAAGGAGATCCGCGACGAGTACGGCGAGGACCAGTTCATGCAGTGGCGCAGGTCCTACGACGTGCCGCCGCCCGCCATCGAGGCCGGCTCGGAGTTCTCGCAGGACACCGACCCGCGCTACGCCGGTGAACCGATCCCCGCGACCGAGTGCCTCAAGGACGTCCTGGAGCGCCTCCTGCCCTACTGGGAGGAGACCATCGTCCCCGAGATCCGCACCGGCAAGACCGTGATGATTGCCGCCCACGGCAACTCGCTGCGCGCCATCGTCAAGCACCTCGACCAGATCTCCGACGACGAGATCGCCGGTGTCAACATCCCCACCGGTGTCCCGCTGGTCTACGAGCTGGACGAGGAGACCCTGCAGCCCGTCAAGAAGGGCGGTCGTTACCTGGATCCCGAGGCCGAGGCGAAGATTGCCGCCGTGGCCAACCAGGGCAAGTGACCCAGCCGCCCACGCGCGGCGCCGGGGCCCCGACCATCACGGTCGGGGCCCCGGTCTTTTGGCCTCCGACCCGCCACCGGCCCTGACAGTGTCAGGCTCATTCGGGCCGGGCGAGGGGCAGATGCTAGTATGGAACCCGCTGCGCACAAAATTCAGGGGGTCCTCATGTCTTTCGCCATCGGTCAGACTGTCGTCTACCCGCACCACGGGGCGGCGACGATCGAGGAGATCGCGACCCGTCAGATCCGAGGCGAGGAGAAGACCTACCTGACCCTGCGCGTGTCCCAGGGCGATCTGACGATCAAGGTTCCCGCCGAGAACGTCGACCTGGTCGGGGTCCGTGACGTCGTCGACGAGGAGGGTCTGGAAAAGGTTCTCGCAGTCCTGCGCGCTCCCTACGTCGAAGAGCCCACCAACTGGTCGCGCCGGTACAAGGCCAACCAGGAGAAGATCGCCACCGGCGACATCGTCAAGGTCTCCGAGGTCGTGCGCGACCTGACCCGCCGCGACGACCAGAAGAAGCTTTCCACCGGCGAAAAGCGGATGCTCACCAAGGCCCGCCAGATCCTCACCTCCGAGTTGGCCCTGGCGCGCAACATCGACAAGGCCGCCGCCGCCCAGCGCCTCGATGAAATCCTGGCCGAAGGCCGCATGGACGAGGATGCGGCGGCAGCGGAGGACGCCGCAGGCACCGCCCAGCCCACGACCTCCCAGGACTGAACGCCGCCGAGTTCGTCATGAGCTCCGCCCGTCGAGTCCTCGCGGTTCTCACCGCCGCAGGTTCCGGTACGCGCCTCGGCTGTGACGGCCCGAAGGCCCTGGTGCCCGTCGGCAGCACCCCCATGGTGGTCCTGGCCGCCCGCGGCCTTGCCGAAGGCGGGGTCGACCGTGTCGTCGTCACCGCCCCCGAGTCGGACATGGACGCATTCCACGACCTCTTCCCCGATGGCGTCTGCCCCGGTCACGAGGGCGTGGCAGTTCGCGTGGTCGCCGGTTCGCCCCTGTCGCGCCAGGCGTCGGTGAAAAACGGCCTGGATGCTCTGGCCGAAGACGACAGTGACCTTGCCGATTCGGTCATCCTGG
This genomic interval carries:
- a CDS encoding CE1758 family FMN-dependent luciferase-like monooxygenase; the encoded protein is MQFGIFTVSDLTTDPTTGHTPDDAERIAATLTIARHAEEVGLDVFALGEHHNPPFWSSSPTTTLAAIAAATTTLKLSTATTLITTNDPVKIAEDHAMLQYVSGGRNDLMMGRGNTGPVYPWFGKDIRDGIALAVENYALLRQLWDQEVVTWQGRFRTPLRQFTATPRPLDGIAPFVWHGSIRSPEIAEQAAYYGDGFFHNNIFWPPEHTARMVALYRERFEHHGHGPAERAIVGLGGQVFMRPKSQDAIAEFRPYFDNAPVYGHGPSMEEFMRDTPLTVGSPAQVIERTLALRDLVGDYQRQLFLVDHAGLPLRTVLEQIDMLGEVVEQLRPEFEALRAPGVPSDPPTHAARLQARVGVGAASSVTAHLEDAGRIREEVRAGRPWSARSAESTGTSENEGEVAR
- a CDS encoding Lsr2 family protein, whose translation is MKKTQVVLIDDIDGSVGESTIPFSFKGVNYEIDLSAENLAKFESELAEWIGAARRVGGRAIGTRGRKSAGTGGRTAQIREWARGQGLKVSDRGRIPAEIVEAFEKANA
- a CDS encoding phosphoglyceromutase, yielding MTYTLVLLRHGESEWNAKNLFTGWVDVPLSDKGRTEAAHGGELLKEAGVLPDVLFTSMLRRAIMTANLALDAADRHWIPVLRHWRLNERHYGALQGKNKKEIRDEYGEDQFMQWRRSYDVPPPAIEAGSEFSQDTDPRYAGEPIPATECLKDVLERLLPYWEETIVPEIRTGKTVMIAAHGNSLRAIVKHLDQISDDEIAGVNIPTGVPLVYELDEETLQPVKKGGRYLDPEAEAKIAAVANQGK
- a CDS encoding CarD family transcriptional regulator, with product MSFAIGQTVVYPHHGAATIEEIATRQIRGEEKTYLTLRVSQGDLTIKVPAENVDLVGVRDVVDEEGLEKVLAVLRAPYVEEPTNWSRRYKANQEKIATGDIVKVSEVVRDLTRRDDQKKLSTGEKRMLTKARQILTSELALARNIDKAAAAQRLDEILAEGRMDEDAAAAEDAAGTAQPTTSQD